A single Augochlora pura isolate Apur16 chromosome 2, APUR_v2.2.1, whole genome shotgun sequence DNA region contains:
- the LOC144474296 gene encoding LOW QUALITY PROTEIN: uncharacterized protein LOC144474296 (The sequence of the model RefSeq protein was modified relative to this genomic sequence to represent the inferred CDS: substituted 1 base at 1 genomic stop codon), translated as IHSALTTSLNALYATKYNGQPVPATSAVLATSAITIDHXLALIRITMLRKSLNYFTLIVLFLLVTRVQLQNFIRTVRIGDYNHLACAYVQCEENESCVHRRFRCKNPPCPGMLYCAKSHKESQRGPTVCDSVHCSSGFVCMVKVRQCVWDQKCKQQIARCVSEKEYHEGPASCAGFKCLQGHQCILRESFCANPPCKLLRSCSKNRDVHTWFSKCRSTGCPSEFNCFLRRPGNTCSNPPCRHTADCVTDAEDEMADEHCRGWICPRTHKCVAETVTSCESNNCNVNRTCIVTPQNNSSFTRRSLDNGDVQSPEDNVKQFQDWLESIRGILTPGAYADWVEGILATASRSEEFRKWLRASQTNDSHKVDKHDSVHAKLKFPGQARPEKEGARDLVENQYSIYDTLSEPTQNDVNKISEEINSLLREWNLTSLKDESFINRNIVLPVHNNSETNILYHQKTEKEILFDLSPDNENDPIKIIDTQINSPNTDARDNVKKQAVPTLQNGEIHTAQINDFSLSVPGTLKDLSVDDYELPSLWTGFVQDFNGEDSEKTDTTMNINKISRTELTTERYKNNVPTDFLEMLVKSLPQFSFENVQGNVDGNLFDRSHSGNTNKNYSSSAAPYFGEDRFTSKNLEEVLDQSSFYGGARINFTYNSEPRIDDIARSNHPAQSQDVNAGISSIQITDENNEAADLDRFFEMHEGALLPYIQTFIEAMDLANDTSNELKRNTDVENLEKDPRTRELSYENTALQSFYNLPSYGFSDHDDRVDVKNRNNKT; from the exons ATTCACAGTGCACTGACAACGTCGCTGAATGCACTCTATGCAACGAAATACAATGGTCAGCCAGTACCAGCTACGTCAGCTGTATTGGCAACAAGTGCAATCACAATCGATCATTAACTCGCTCTTATTCGGATCACTATGCTGAGGAAATccttaaattatttcacgttaATCGTTCTATTTCTATTGGTAACGAGAGTGCaacttcaaaattttattaggacAG TAAGAATCGGTGACTACAATCATTTAGCGTGCGCGTACGTGCAATGCGAGGAGAACGAATCGTGCGTGCACCGTAGATTTCGGTGCAAAAATCCTCCGTGTCCGGGCATGCTTTATTGCGCGAAATCTCATAAAG AATCACAGAGAGGTCCTACTGTATGCGATAGTGTTCACTGTAGCAGCGGATTCGTGTGCATGGTGAAAGTTCGACAATGCGTTTGGGACCAGA AGTGTAAGCAACAGATAGCAAGATGCGTATCTGAGAAGGAGTACCACGAAGGTCCAGCGTCCTGCGCCGGGTTCAAGTGCCTTCAAGGACACCAATGTATCCTGCGGGAGTCATTTTGCGCCAATCCACCCTGCAAGCTACTGCGGAGCTGCAGCAAGAACAGAG ACGTGCACACTTGGTTCAGCAAATGTCGAAGCACGGGTTGTCCATCGGAGTTTAACTGCTTCTTGCGAAGACCGGGGAACACCTGCTCGAATCCGCCTTGTAGACACACGGCGGATTGCGTAACAGACGCAG AAGATGAAATGGCGGACGAGCATTGTCGCGGATGGATATGTCCTCGGACGCACAAATGTGTGGCGGAAACTGTGACATCGTGCGAATCGAATAACTGCAACGTAAACAGGACATGCATCGTGACACCACAAAATAATTCGTCTTTTACCAGAAGATCGCTGGACAACGGAGACGTTCAATCTCCCGAAGACAATGTTAAA CAATTTCAAGATTGGCTTGAATCCATTCGTGGTATACTGACTCCCGGTGCGTATGCAGACTGGGTGGAGGGAATTCTTGCCACGGCGTCGCGCAGCGAGGAATTTCGAAAATGGCTCAGAGCGTCGCAGACGAACGATTCTCACAAAGTGGATAAACATGACAGCGTACAcgcaaaattgaaatttccgGGACAAGCGCGGCCAGAAAAGGAAGGGGCTCGGGATCTGGTGGAAAATCAATATTCCATTTACGATACATTG AGTGAGCCAACGCAAAacgatgtaaataaaatatcagaagAAATAAACAGCCTTCTACGCGAATGGAATTTGACAAGTTTGAAAGACGAATCGtttattaacagaaatattgttttaccgGTGCATAACAATTCAGAAACGAATATTTTGTATCATCAAAAAACGGAAAAggagattttatttgatctttCGCCGGATAATGAAAATGATCCCATCAAGATTATAGACACTCAAATAAACAGTCCCAATACTGATGCTCGTGACAATGTTAAAAAACAGGCTGTACCAACGTTACAAAATGGAGAGATTCATACTGCACAAATTAATGATTTCTCTCTC AGCGTTCCAGGCACATTAAAGGATTTATCTGTCGACGATTACGAACTGCCATCCTTGTGGACAGGATTCGTCCAAGACTTCAATGGGGAAGATTCTGAAAAAACGGACACTACCatgaatattaacaaaatttcaagaaCCGAACTAACCACagaacgatataaaaataacgttcCTACAGATTTTCTAGAGATGTTAGTGAAATCGTTGCCACAGTTCTCATTTGAAAATGTGCAAGGAAATGTtgatggaaatttattcgatcggaGTCATTCGGGT AATACGAATAAAAACTACAGTTCAAGCGCAGCACCTTATTTCGGCGAAGACCGGTTTACGAGCAAGAACCTGGAAGAAGTTCTAGACCAATCTTCTTTCTACGGCGGGGCTCGCATAAACTTCACCTACAATTCCGAACCAAGAATCGATG ACATCGCGAGATCTAATCATCCGGCTCAATCGCAAGACGTTAATGCGGGGATATCATCGATTCAAATCACGGATGAGAACAACGAAGCGGCGGATTTAGATCGTTTCTTCGAGATGCACGAAGGCGCTCTGCTACCGTATATACAAACTTTTATTGAAGCAATGGATCTAGCTAACGATACTTCGAACGAGTTGAAGCGAAACACGGACGTCGAAAACTTG GAAAAGGATCCAAGGACACGTGAACTGAGTTATGAAAACACGGCTCTTCAgtctttttacaatttaccAAGTTACGGTTTCAGCGACCACGATGATCGCGTTGATGTTAAAAATCGCAACAACAAAACAtaa
- the LOC144476630 gene encoding alpha-tocopherol transfer protein-like: MLLIQPSEEMSKQIREELNENVTTRDKDVEIIKEWLSKQPHLPKFDDDQRVMTFLRGCKFSLEKCKRKLDMYFTMRTAIPEFFADRDITRPEMREISKLIQIPPLPGLTKNGRRVIIMRGVDKELPTPNVTEAMKMVMMIGDIRLKEELVGVAGDVYILDASVATPAHFAKFTPAIVKKFLVCVQEAYPVKLKEVHVVNVSPLVDTIVNFVKPFIKEKIRNRIFMHSNLKTLYDYIPQEILPTEYGGNAGPIQDIHETWLKKLEEYGPWFKEQESIKSNEALRPGKPKTHDDLFGLDGSFRQLSID, translated from the exons aTGTTGCTGATTCAGCCGTCAGAGGAGATGTCGAAACAGATTCGCGAGGAGTTAAACGAGAACGTAACGACACGCGACAAAGATGTCGAAATTATCAAGGAATGGCTATCGAAACAACCACACTTGCCCAAGTTCGATG ACGATCAAAGGGTAATGACGTTCCTGCGAGGCTGCAAGTTTTCCTTGGAAAAGTGCAAAAGGAAGTTGGACATGTATTTCACGATGAGAACGGCGATCCCCGAGTTTTTCGCTGACCGAGACATCACGAGGCCAGAAATGAGAGAGATCAGCAAACTGAT ACAAATTCCACCGTTGCCCGGTCTGACGAAGAACGGTCGTCGCGTGATCATCATGCGGGGAGTCGACAAGGAACTACCTACCCCGAACGTAACGGAGGCGATGAAGATGGTGATGATGATCGGTGACATTCGTTTGAAAGAAGAACTGGTCGGTGTCGCAGGCGACGTTTATATCCTGGACGCCAGCGTGGCGACGCCAGCCCATTTCGCCAAATTCACGCCTGCGATCGTAAAGAAATTCCTGGTTTGCGTGCAAGAGGCTTACCCGGTGAAGCTGAAGGAGGTGCACGTCGTGAACGTCAGCCCGCTCGTGGACACTATCGTCAACTTCGTTAAGCCGTTCATCAAGGAGAAGATCCGCAACAGGATCTTCATGCACAGCAACCTGAAAACGCTGTACGATTACATCCCCCAGGAAATATTGCCGACGGAGTATGGCGGTAACGCAGGACCAATTCAAGATATTCACG AAACCTGGTTGAAGAAGCTGGAAGAGTACGGACCGTGGTTTAAAGAACAGGAAtcaataaaatcgaacgaagCTCTCCGACCCGGGAAACCAAAAACACACGACGACCTGTTCGGCCTCGACGGATCGTTCCGACAATTGTCTATCgattaa
- the LOC144474289 gene encoding endoglucanase E-4, producing MKLNVFTCITAVIITFVALIDVINASPTFYVKPIEDENDYARVLELSLLFYEAQRSGKLPKNNRIPWRKDSALDDHGSNGEDLTGGYYDAGDFVKFGFTMASTITLLAWGAVSWPEAYNAAGQLDELREAIKWATDYFIKCHVSEYVFYGQVGDFSLDHTFWGRPEELNTSRPAYKIDADHPGSDLAGETSAALAASSILFRHDPEYSDLCLKHAKELYRFASRYRGLYHEAIRSAAQYYESTDYGDELAWAAAWLYKATNDSIYLDDAEHHYQHFHLKERPNEFFYNKKVAGIQVLLAQLTGQTEYQNAARAFCDFSVRQQKRTPKGLLYIDKFGTLCHAANVAFVCLEAADSPDIGNPQEYREFAEQQIHYMLGSGGRSYVVGWGRDPPTQPHHAASSCPDKPAACGWPEFDKDAPNPQILYGALVSGPDEADKFHDHRDDYVYTEVTLDYNAGFTSALAGLLQLRVKSTT from the exons ATGAAGCTGAACGTGTTCACCTGTATAACG GCTGTGATCATAACGTTTGTCGCATTGATCGACGTTATAAATGCGAGCCCGACGTTCTACGTAAAACCCATCGAGGACGAGAACGACTATGCCCGGGTCTTGGAGCTCTCGCTTTTGTTCTATGAAGCGCAACGGTCGGGGAAATTGCCGAAGAACAATCGAATTCCATGGAGGAAGGACTCGGCACTGGACGATCATGGTTCGAATGGCGAAGACCTGACTGGTGGTTATTACGATG CTGGTGATTTCGTGAAATTCGGATTCACTATGGCGTCAACGATAACACTTTTAGCCTGGGGTGCGGTTAGTTGGCCGGAAGCGTACAACGCTGCGGGACAACTTGACGAACTTCGCGAAGCAATCAAATGGGCTACGGATTACTTCATCAAATGCCACGTCAGTGAATACGTGTTTTACGGGCAAGTCGGTGATTTCTCTCTGGACCATACGTTTTGGGGAAGACCCGAGGAATTGAACACCAGCAGACCCGCTTACAAAATCGATGCGGACCATCCTG GTTCCGACCTGGCAGGTGAAACGTCCGCCGCTCTCGCAGCGTCGAGTATTCTATTTCGCCACGATCCCGAGTACAGTGATTTGTGCTTAAAGCACGCCAAAGAATTATACCGATTTGCGAGCAGATATCGGGGACTGTATCACGAAGCGATTCGCAGCGCTGCTCAATACTACGAGAGCACAGATTACGGCGATGAATTAGCCTGGGCGGCTGCCTGGCTCTACAAGGCAACAAACGACTCGATTTACCTCGACGACGCCGAGCATCATTACCAACATTTCCATCTCAAAGAGAGACCGAACGAATTCTTTTACAATAAGAAGGTCGCCGGTATTCAG GTATTGCTGGCTCAGTTGACGGGGCAAACGGAATATcagaacgccgcgcgcgcttttTGCGATTTCTCGGTGCGCCAGCAAAAACGCACCCCGAAGGGGCTGCTCTATATCGACAAATTCGGTACTTTGTGCCACGCCGCGAACGTGGCGTTCGTTTGCCTGGAGGCGGCTGACTCTCCCGATATCGGCAACCCCCAGGAATATCGTGAATTCGCCGAACAGCAAATTCACTATATGCTGGGCAGTGGTG GGAGGAGCTACGTAGTCGGCTGGGGTCGAGATCCTCCAACGCAGCCCCACCACGCAGCTTCGTCTTGCCCCGACAAACCCGCGGCTTGCGGATGGCCTGAATTCGACAAGGATGCTCCGAATCCTCAAATTCTGTACGGGGCGTTGGTTTCCGGACCCGACGAGGCAGACAAGTTCCATGATCATCGAGATGATTACGTGTACACCGAAGTTACATTGGACTATAATGCCGGGTTCACTAGCGCGCTGGCGGGGCTGTTGCAGTTACGGGTCAAAAGCACCACTTAA